The region AATTATCTGTCTAAAATTAAGACTCCATGCTTCTTATATTTGAAAAAGGGCCTACAGACAGACAATCACAGGATATAAAACTCACTCGGTCTGTTAATTTCTTAAAACAGCAAATTTGCGGATGGCCCCATTGTTTACATAACACATGGGACAGTTTACGTAAACGATACAACATACATTCATTAAATTTGTCAAAACTGTGGAGTTATAGTTACATTCATTTAAAGAGGTTGTTTATTTCTTCCAGCAGGTAATTTTTAACTTGAAAACTATTTCAAAGTTCACAGGCTCAATATCAAATTGTATGTGTAAAATATAAAAGCATTACTACTTACATTTATTTCATATCCGATTTGTGACCAAATTGGAATTTTTTGACAAAATATTGAGCTTGTCATAAATTTTAGGATTTGTGGTCTAAGGCCGAATTGTGATCGGAAATATCTCCCGTTGAACTTGTGTAAACTTTTTATCATAAAAAGTCATATATAATGTACTAGTTTAAATTTATTGTCTTATTTGACTCTTTAGTGGCTAAATTGACCTTCACTAAAAATTGAagataatttatttatttttgaaaaaaggaaaaaaagacattctaaagtaaataaatatattttataataaatatttttgtAAGAAATTTTCATTTTCAGTCAAGATGAGGGGTAAAAATCAAACAAGACAGTCAAGTTGGACAACAAaacttataagttgaatgagTTGAAGTTTGAAGAGTACATGTTGTGCATATTGTGTAGAGTTAATCTGATATTTGAATCTCATTTGCAACGGAAGGGAGAAGGTTGATGATAAGAATGTGCAGCCTTCGTTAAGCTGTGCGGAGGCTCTTTTGTCTGCCTGTGATATGGATGAGCTAGTCATGGTGAAGAATTCTAGTGAAGATGGCTTCTTGTTCAAATCACCCTGTGCCTCGGCGGCTGCGTATATGTCCACAGGAAATCCTGAAATTCTCAAATATCTGGAGTCTGTTATTCAGAATTTTCCATGCGGAGGTTTGTCATGTGTTTTGTGCAGCTAGCCTTAAACTTTTTACCATCCACACTTTTTATTTATAACAAGTTTCTGATAGAAATGGGGAGTGTACCTTCTCCATGTCGTAGATAAGATAAAGTTGTGATGTTCATTCCTAACTATTTTCTAATTATTTCCTAATTATTCATTTTGTCTATGTCAAGCGCAGTACCATCAGTGTATCCTGTGGATGAAGAATTCATAAAGCTCTGCATGCTTGATAAATTACTCAACCTTGGTTTAGCTGAGCATTTTGCTGAAGAAATTAAAGACACCTTAGCGCAAATTCACGGGTACATTATGTTCATGACATTTTAGAAAATTAACATCATCTTGAAGATCTGAATGACCATAGCAAGCTTATTGACTAAATTTGACGGCACATATAGCAAAAAAATTAGGTGCATATTTTTAGTCCCTTGTAGTTTAGCCAACAAAACTTTGTGGCCTCTGTCTCTGAGGTTGGTTATAGTCATGATCGAACAGTCTGCCCTTTAACCAACCATTTTCTTCAGTCAATTAAACCATTTTTTTCTGGTATTACCTCAAACCCACGTCTACAAAGTGTTAAAACCTTATCATACTGACACATTTTATGCTAAAGTATTTAAATTCCTCCAACTGATTGCCAATCAAAAGGTTCCTTATTTTTCCACAGCGCATACTTTATTAATTTGTTTTATAATTTATGCATGAGTAGGACTTACAACGTGAATAGCGCAAGATATCAAGATGACATTCACTTTGCACCGAAAAATATACACAAAGACGCTTTAGCGTTTCGTCTGTTGCGCCTCCATGGATTCGATGTAACTCCAGGTATGTCCTGAAAAAAGTCGAATTTTCAAATATTTCTTCCATATGAAAATCTTGTTTGTAATTTTGATTAAAATCTAGTGTCAGTTATGTGTGAATGTACGTTGGCCATTATCCAATTTCAAGAATTTTCATGGGATCAACTTGATCAGAAGTTGATATAGGCATTCCTCTGAAACGCTTGTATTTGCAGGAATTTTTTGTTGGTTTCTAGATGACAAAAAGACCATGGATCATCTGGAAGATAATAGTGACTATTTTGCAAGTACACTGTACAACATATATCGAGCTTCAGAACTTACGTTTCCTGGAGAGCATGAACTCGAAGATGTTAAATCATTTTCCCGAAGATTGCTCGAGAAAACTGTGTCCGTGGAACCTGATAGAGATACTGATTATGTTTCCCAAAGTTTCAAAAAAATGGTAACTCAACTACATGTAGCTTTTTCTTGTATAATTTATTATTACTGTTCTTATTCATTTCCATTTAAGCGAAAAATCTTCTTCCATACAATGACAGTATAGGGGATGTTTTAATTCCAGTAATTAAGTAGCTAAGATAAAGAGTTAATTTATTTGTTTTCTTCGGAGAAGGTAATAAAATTGAAACGAATTAAACCAAAAATTTGTAACATGCATGGTATGATTGACAGCTGAGTCATTATGTATGAGGTTAATGCAGGTCAAGAAAGAGCTAAGTATTCCGTGGATAGCTCGTGTTGATCATCTGGATCATAGGATGTGGATTGAAAATATTAATGCCCCTCCTCTTCGCTTGGAAAGGCCTTCATTCTCTAGGCAATATTTACTGTTCGTTTAGTATTCTTGTAAAATGCTGTAACGCCTATTATGTTTATACAACATCAGATATATGTTGATCGATCATGTCAATTTCCACTGTAGGTTATCATGTCTTGATGATGATATCCTCATTCAACTTTCTCTGCAAAATTACAAATTTCGGCAATCAATATTCAAGAATGAATTAGAGGAACTGAAAAGGTACTAAGTTAACAGAAAAGACTGCCTATATTTGTAACAGATTTGCATATTCACATATACTGGGTTCTGCATGCATATGTATCTGTAGCTGGTCTAAGAAATGGGGGCTTGTAGACAtgggattcggacgagaaaacACTACCTACTGCTACTTTGCTGTGTGCGGTACCATGTATTCACCCCAACATTCTGTTGTCCGAAAACTAGTGACAAAAAGTGCAATTTTGGTTACTGTGGCTGATGATTTTTATGACATGGAAGGGTCACTTGCTGAACTACAAACCTTGACTGAGGCAGTGCAAAGGTAAGAGTAGCATAAGCTTATACATCAATTATATCTTTGATATCCAAATCATTACACAATTTCCATCTCAGATTATTCATGTCTATATACTTTTGCTATATAGATGGGATGGTAAATGTCTAATTGGCCCCAGCAAGATTATTTTCGATGCCCTTGATCATTTTGTGAGGGACCTGGCAGAACAGTTCCTCGATCATGAAAGACATGACATGACAAATAAAATTCAAGCCCTAGTAAGTAAATTAGAACATTGTTAGATACCTGTAAATTTGACCGTctaagattttattagtactaatACTTCCTAAAAAATTACTTTTAATTGCTGGTACATGAAAAAAGTGGAAAGAATCGTTCGTATCATGGATGAAGGAAACTATGTGGGGAAGAACCGGATATATACCATCTGCTGATGAATACCTTGATGTTGGCATGACTTCTATAGCAGCACACACTATAGCTCTTCCTTCTTCTTGTTTCTTGGATCAAAAAATGCCTGCTCATAAAATTATCCACCCTCATGATGAGACTATAACAAAACTGCTTATGATGAATGCACGATTGTTGAATGACATTCAAAGTTACCAGGTAAGTAacatttttttaattattcaTAGCAAGAAGCAGCATATGTTTCGGTTTTTACTTTTTCATTATTAATATCCACCTAGCGCTCCACATACAATTACAACTCTTTGCCAAATTTCCTCATTACTGTTTGGGATTCCTTAATGAGATGTTCTtctatgattattattattctaTGGAATAACAGAAGGAACAAGAAGAGGGGAAAAACAATCTTGTCTTGCTATACCTCAAAGATAATCCAAAAGCAGATATCAAAGACTCAATCGAGTATATCAAGAAGATACTAAATAAGAACAGAATGGAATTTCTTGAGCGGGTTTTGGGAGATGACTATAGTGACATGCCTAAACCATGCAAATATCTGCACTTATCATGTTTAAAAGTATTTGAGATGTTCTTCAACTCTAGCAATCTATTTGACTCGAAAACAGCCCTTCTTGAAGACATAGAGAAAGCCATCTACATACCTCCAAGACATACATTGTCGAAGGGAACCAGCAAACCAGATAACAAATTTGCGTTTATGGATGTCCAGAAGAAGAACGGATTTTCTCCACTTGGTCCAAACATGAATGTGCCTAGTAGCGGAAATGCTAAAAAGTTGCAAGCAATGAATTGGTATAGTTTTAGAAACAAGATTATGTTTGGACAAAAACATTTCAGGGCAATCTCAAGCTGTGGTTGCAGAGCGGTCCATATTGCACCACAGTTAAGAACTTTTGCCTTCCTTTGATTAGGTTAGCTACTCAAAATTGTGTGTTTAAATGTAATATAATGGATGTTGTTGAGGTTGGTGTCTATTTCAATCAATGTAATAACTAGTAAGATCTGCATGATAATTTGCATTTGAGTTCTCATATGTAATGTATACTTTTGGTACATGTTTATCCAATTATCCTGAATCTTTTTGAGACCAAATTTCTCTGCTTAATTACAAATGTATTACTTATGATAAGAACAGATTAAAACTGAAAAGATGAACCTACTATATCAATTAAAAACTCCAATACAGAACTAAAGCTTCAAAAAGGACCAACTAAACAAAATTAAACAATTTATATTGAAGCTCCTACCAACGGAAATGaaaactaaaacaaaattaaacaattTATACCGGTATTTAACCAATTGGGATCTGGCGAAGCAAAACTTTATCTACATTTTGCAAGGATTGAATCACTACTCACTAGGCACTGCTTTCTCTATTTTTGACTTCAGTTTACCTTCTCATCCAGTTATACGAAAATCTCTTTGTATTATAGACTTGTTACTTGAATGCATGGGAATATACCAAGGGCATGTTTGTTGTAATAAGTTgcttattttttttgttt is a window of Apium graveolens cultivar Ventura chromosome 11, ASM990537v1, whole genome shotgun sequence DNA encoding:
- the LOC141695287 gene encoding (E,E)-geranyllinalool synthase-like; the protein is MPPFQALYGRRCRAPSCWDEVGERVIEGPELVRTTNEKVEKVKESLKEARSRQKSYADQHRKFGGFEPGDHVFIKVSPCKGVKCFVYQLLFKKSYLYTKQTNMESYSSEAEISIKRLVNEMKNKMFSAQVKTTSLVSPSAYDTAWLAMIPDSKNTKNPMFKCCLDWILKNQQEGGSWGDDHLLIHTLSSTLACILALATWNVGHENIELGKSHVATNATKLLKMNNTKLPRWFTIVFPAMLEQAERLDLHLNLPHELKFLISSNCVNREKVDDKNVQPSLSCAEALLSACDMDELVMVKNSSEDGFLFKSPCASAAAYMSTGNPEILKYLESVIQNFPCGVPSVYPVDEEFIKLCMLDKLLNLGLAEHFAEEIKDTLAQIHGCIFLVPCSLANKTLWPLSLRTYNVNSARYQDDIHFAPKNIHKDALAFRLLRLHGFDVTPGIFCWFLDDKKTMDHLEDNSDYFASTLYNIYRASELTFPGEHELEDVKSFSRRLLEKTVSVEPDRDTDYVSQSFKKMVKKELSIPWIARVDHLDHRMWIENINAPPLRLERPSFSRLSCLDDDILIQLSLQNYKFRQSIFKNELEELKSWSKKWGLVDMGFGRENTTYCYFAVCGTMYSPQHSVVRKLVTKSAILVTVADDFYDMEGSLAELQTLTEAVQRWDGKCLIGPSKIIFDALDHFVRDLAEQFLDHERHDMTNKIQALWKESFVSWMKETMWGRTGYIPSADEYLDVGMTSIAAHTIALPSSCFLDQKMPAHKIIHPHDETITKLLMMNARLLNDIQSYQKEQEEGKNNLVLLYLKDNPKADIKDSIEYIKKILNKNRMEFLERVLGDDYSDMPKPCKYLHLSCLKVFEMFFNSSNLFDSKTALLEDIEKAIYIPPRHTLSKGTSKPDNKFAFMDVQKKNGFSPLGPNMNVPSSGNAKKLQAMNWYSFRNKIMFGQKHFRAISSCGCRAVHIAPQLRTFAFL